A single Augochlora pura isolate Apur16 chromosome 2, APUR_v2.2.1, whole genome shotgun sequence DNA region contains:
- the LOC144477380 gene encoding uncharacterized protein LOC144477380, with translation MVEEVPSRLTSLNPNMPVVLAFGNPLLDVCLHLKDKEFLDKHGLAEDGEVELPYKKMQDMLLYLPPGSEIWSSAGGSAQNSMRILQWLFNNTLKTKCSIYCGGLGKDSRGTLMYTIVQSAGVDARYAFHPYLPTGQCIALISESSRSLVANIGAAGVYTLDDFKKAYLKFDTIKIIYIEGFFITHSFPVAKELVRIAEKNNIILAFNLSGVYIFKDHQAAICQMVGHANIVFGNAREMEALAQALNITYESVTDIPFLLNSMKRITVNASSTTNDDWLHDGRIFVMSQGGSAPAITVWGKGQSVQVQPITPKAPIVDTTGAGDALVTGFLAGVLAQWKPQHCLEYGCKVASFIVTIHGVTLPPTVPTDLLLYNVNT, from the exons ATGGTTGAAGAGGTTCCGTCGAGGCTTACCTCCTTAAATCCAAACATGCCTGTAGTTCTAGCTTTTGGCAATCCTCTGCTGGATGTGTGTCTACATTTGAAAGACAAAGAATTTCTGGACAAACATGGTCTTGCAGAAGATGGAGAAGTTGAACTACCTTATAAGAAAATGCAAGACATGTTGTTGTATTTGCCACCTGG ATCAGAGATATGGTCAAGTGCTGGAGGATCAGCACAGAATTCAATGCGAATACTACAATGGCTTTTCAATAACACCTTGAAGACCAAATGCAGTATATATTGTGGAGGACTTGGTAAAGATTCTAGAGGTACACTAATGTATACCATCGTTCAATCTGCAGGTGTGGATGCAAG ATATGCATTTCATCCATATCTACCTACTGGCCAATGTATAGCATTGATAAGCGAGTCATCTCGAAGTCTAGTTGCAAATATAGGTGCTGCAGGTGTCTACACACTagatgattttaaaaaagcctacttaaaatttgatacaataaaaataatttatatagaaggATTTTTTATAACACACAGTTTTCCTGTTGCTAAGGAACTGGTCAGAATAGcagaaaagaataatataattctagcTTTTAATCTTAGCGGAGTATATATATTCAAG GATCACCAAGCAGCGATATGTCAGATGGTTGGGCATGCGAATATTGTGTTTGGCAATGCAAGAGAAATGGAGGCTTTGGCTCAGGCACTGAACATTACATACGAAAGTGTAACCGACATACCATTCTTATTGAATAGTATGAAAAGAATTACAGTCAATGCATCGAGTACAACCAACGACGACTGGTTACATGATGGTAGAATATTTGTTATGAGTCAAGGTGGTTCTGCACCAGCAATAACAGTGTGGGGAAAAGGACAGTCTGTTCAG GTACAGCCTATTACACCAAAGGCTCCTATTGTAGATACAACGGGCGCAGGAGACGCTCTGGTTACCGGCTTCTTGGCAGGCGTTTTAGCACAATGGAAACCACAACATTGCTTAGAATATGGCTGTAAGGTAGCCTCTTTTATAGTAACTATACATGGGGTAACATTACCACCTACAGTGCCAACAGATTTATTACTCTATAACGTAAACACGTGA
- the Cysrs gene encoding cysteine--tRNA ligase, cytoplasmic, with translation MAKRTQPAWIVPQMKNNSILKLYNSFTKEKEVFVPQYGNRVLWYSCGPTVYDASHMGHARTYISFDILRRILSDYFGYDVLYVMNITDIDDKIIKRARQNYLYEEYIKENHTLDEILDNSKSVMQMFEDTVKVTTDPDKKSMLQKMLSNVVQAIENLENAVKHKDENKIQEFQELLLKEARDPLADWLDKKKGATVREHSIFMKLSQHWESEFHKDMDALNVLRPNVLTRVSEYVPEIVAFIEKIIENGLAYESNGSVYFDVAAFDKQEKHYYAKLVPEAYGDTSSLQEGEGDLTTSKPTEKRSPTDFALWKLSKEGEPWWDSPWGKGRPGWHIECSVMASIICGKHLDIHTGGVDLKFPHHDNEIAQAEAYYDHSDWVKYFLHSGHLTIAGCKMSKSLKNFITIQEALKKNTARQLRFAFLLHSWKDTLDYSDNTMNMALQYEKFLNEFFLTVKCKIRSLGSETNINTFNKWTNSEMELNTKFSNAKISVHNALCDNIDTRSALDAIRDIVTHCNIYFNQVKQPNTLLLRDIAVYITKMFSIFGAISTSHDTIGFPVDDKCASLNIEEVAMPYLEVLANFRKKVRNEAKTLQANSILMECDKLRDDILPNIGVRLEDCNEVACIKLINKEEVLREKECKKKLELEKAQEKERRKAEAAAAAAAKEAQKKIPPTEMFKLEKDKYSKFDNNGLPTHDNEGKEISKGQLKKLQKLQQAQEKRYNEYLSSVSNIISLA, from the exons ATGGCTAAGAGAACCCAACCGGCTTGGATAGTACCTCAAATgaagaataattcaattttgaaattatataatagtttcaCTAAAGAGAAAGAAGTATTTGTTCCTCAGTATGGGAATCGTGTACTATGGTACAGCTGTGGACCAACTGTGTACGATGCCTCTCATATGGGACATGCTAG gaCTTATATATCTTTTGATATATTGAGGCGTATTTTATCCGATTATTTTGGATATGATGTTTTATATGTAATGAACATCACAGATATAGATGACAAGATTATCAAAAGGGCTaggcaaaattatttatatgaagaatatataaaagaaaatcataCTCTTGATGAAATTTTAGACAATAGTAAAAGTGTAATGCAGATGTTTGAAGATACAGTTAAAGTCACTACTGATCCTGACAAGAAATCTATGCTGCAAAAAATGTTGTCCAATGTAGTGCAAGCTATAGAAAATCTTGAAAATGCGGTGAAACATAAGGATGAGAATAAAATTCAGGAATTTCAGGAA TTACTCTTAAAAGAAGCACGAGATCCCCTGGCAGACTGGTTAGATAAAAAGAAGGGGGCTACAGTTAGAGAACATTCGATATTCATGAAACTTTCTCAGCACTGGGAGTCAGAGTTCCATAAAGATATGGATGCCTTGAAT GTATTAAGGCCAAATGTTTTAACAAGGGTGAGTGAATATGTTCCTGAGATCGTAGCGTTTATTGAAAAGATCATAGAGAATGGGCTTGCTTATGAAAGCAATGGTTCTGTGTACTTTGATGTGGCTGCTTTTGATAAACaagaaaaacattattatgcCAAACTGGTTCCTGAAGCATATGGTGACACTTCAAGCTTGCAAGAAGGGGaag GAGATTTAACTACTTCTAAACCTACCGAGAAGAGGTCGCCAACAGATTTTGCACTTTGGAAACTTTCCAAAGAAGGAGAACCATGGTGGGATAGTCCATGGGGTAAAGGACGGCCAGGCTGGCACATAGAGTGCTCGGTGATGGCGTCCATTATTTGTGGAAAACATTTAGACATCCACACTGGAGGAGTGGATTTAAAATTCCCACATCATGACAATGAAATAGCTCAAGCGGAAGCGTATTACGATCATTCCGATTGGGTTAAATATTTCCTTCACTCCGGCCATTTGACTATAGCTGGCTGCAAAATGTCCaagtctttgaaaaattttattaccatACAAGAAGCATTGAAGAAAAATACAGCGAGACAATTAAGATTCGCATTTCTCCTGCATTCCTGGAAAGATACATTAGACTACAGTGACAATACAATGAATATGGCATTACAATATGAGAAGTTTTTAAAT GAATTCTTTTTaactgtaaaatgtaaaatcagATCTTTAGGTTCAGAAActaatattaacacgttcaataAGTGGACTAATTCTGAAATGGAATTGAACACGAAGTTCAGCAACGCTAAAATTTCTGTGCATAATGCACTATGTG ATAATATTGATACAAGAAGCGCGTTAGACGCGATTAGAGATATTGTCACGCATTGCAATATTTACTTCAATCAAGTCAAACAACCAAACACGTTGTTGCTCAGAGACATTGCGGTTTACATAACGAAAATGTTTAGTATATTTGGTGCAATATCAACATCGCATGATACCATCGGTTTCCCAGTAGACGATAAGTGTGCAAGTTTAAAT ATTGAAGAGGTCGCGATGCCGTATCTAGAGGTTCTGGCGAATTTCCGGAAGAAAGTACGAAACGAAGCGAAGACGCTTCAAGCTAATAGTATTCTTATGGAATGTGATAAGTTACGAGATGACATTTTACCAAATATTGGGGTGCGATTGGAAGATTGTAACGAGGTAGCTTGTATTAAGTTGATAAACAAGGAAGAAGTtttgagagaaaaagagtgcAAAAAGAAGCTCGAGCTTGAGAAAGCACAGGAAAAGGAGAGAAGGAAAGCTGAAGCTGCTGCAGCGGCTGCGGCAAAAGAGGCGCAAAAGAAAATTCCTCCTACTGAGATGTTCAAGCTCGAGAAAGATAAATACTCTAAATTCGACAACAAT GGTTTACCAACGCACGACAATGAGGGCAAAGAGATCAGCAAgggacaattaaaaaaattgcagaaactGCAACAAGCACAGGAAAAGCGTTATAATGAATATCTTTCCTCCGTTTCAAATATTATCTCTCTTGCTTAG
- the LOC144475348 gene encoding zinc finger matrin-type protein 2 has product MSMRPDDHRRKWNREEYERIALQRLQDEIAEEELGIPKQPAVKRELLKQRDYKVDLESKLGKSVVINKNTPSSQTGGYYCNVCDCVVKDSINFLDHINGTKHQRNLGMSMKIERSTLEQVKARFAMNKKKLEEKKKDYDLEQRVKELKEEEEKIKEYRKEKRKDKKRKIEEVNEDNGGPSDEMAAIMGFSGFGSKKK; this is encoded by the exons ATGTCTATG cgaCCTGACGATCACAGACGAAAATGGAACAGAGAGGAGTACGAAAGGATAGCTCTTCAGCGTCTCCAGGATGAGATCGCTGAAGAGGAGTTGGGAATTCCAAAACAACCAGCTGTAAAAAGGGAATTGTTGAAACAGAGAGATTACAAAGTTGATCTCGAGTCTAAATTAGGAAAAAGTGTCGTTATTAACAAGAATACACCATCTTCACAAACTGGAGGGTATTACTGCAATGTCTGTGATTGTGTTGTGAAGGactcaattaatttcttagacCATATCAATGGAACAAAAC atcaACGTAATTTGGGCATGTCAATGAAAATAGAACGCTCTACATTAGAACAAGTTAAAGCCCGTTTTgcaatgaataaaaagaagttggaagaaaagaagaaagattaTGATCTAGAACAAAGAGTAAAAGAGTTGAAAGAAGAA GAAGAAAAAATCAAGGAatacagaaaagaaaagaggaaagacaaaaagagaaaaatcgaagaagtTAATGAAGACAATGGTGGACCATCGGACGAAATGGCGGCAATAATGGGTTTCTCGGGCTTTGGTTCTAAGAAAAAGTGA